The Mycolicibacterium hassiacum DSM 44199 genome includes a window with the following:
- a CDS encoding amidase codes for MTRCHAYRDDALGDLDAVGLVQALRDGSVSADELVEAAIARAEAVNPTLNGLAYRDYDRARARAAAAGRFGGFFDGVPSFLKDNVAAEGMPTMEGTDAWEPRPAPADGDFARAFLATGLVALGKTQMSEFGFSAAAEHPRLGPVRNPWHPDYTAGASSSGSGAFVAAGVVPIAHANDGGGSIRIPASCNGLVGLKPSRGRLPLDKDMRQMPLRIVANGVVTRSVRDTAAFYREMEKLHRNPKLPPIGDITRPGKQRLRIAVCTRSVHREAAPEVRDLTLKTAALLEELGHRVTPIDNPIPPRFVDDFLLYWAFLAFALVRDGKRRFGPSFDRTRLDNLTLGLDRFAARNLHRVPVAIARLSRVRRITSRLAAQYEVVLTPTLADVTPPVGHLDPTADYEQIMDRLIDWVAFTPLQNVTGEPAISLPLTQSAAGLPVGMMFAAPLGREARLLELAYELEEAQPWARIQDGRSTAAGVR; via the coding sequence ATGACGAGATGCCACGCCTACCGCGACGATGCCCTCGGCGACCTCGACGCCGTCGGCCTGGTGCAGGCGCTGCGCGACGGGTCCGTCTCGGCCGATGAGCTGGTCGAGGCGGCGATCGCCCGCGCCGAAGCGGTCAACCCCACCCTCAACGGGCTGGCGTACCGCGACTACGACCGGGCCCGCGCCCGTGCCGCGGCGGCCGGACGCTTCGGCGGCTTCTTCGACGGGGTCCCGTCGTTCCTCAAGGACAACGTCGCGGCCGAGGGCATGCCGACGATGGAGGGCACCGACGCCTGGGAGCCGCGGCCGGCGCCCGCCGACGGCGACTTCGCCCGCGCCTTCCTGGCGACCGGGCTGGTGGCCCTCGGCAAGACGCAGATGTCGGAGTTCGGGTTCTCCGCGGCGGCCGAACACCCGCGCCTCGGGCCGGTGCGCAATCCGTGGCACCCCGACTACACGGCGGGGGCGTCGTCGTCGGGTTCGGGGGCCTTCGTCGCGGCCGGCGTGGTGCCCATCGCGCACGCCAACGACGGTGGCGGCTCGATCCGAATTCCCGCTTCCTGCAACGGATTGGTGGGTCTCAAACCGTCGCGGGGCAGGTTGCCGCTGGACAAGGACATGCGCCAGATGCCACTGCGCATCGTCGCCAACGGCGTGGTGACCCGCTCGGTGCGCGACACCGCCGCGTTCTACCGGGAGATGGAGAAGCTCCACCGCAACCCCAAGCTGCCGCCCATCGGCGACATCACCCGCCCGGGCAAACAGCGGCTGCGCATCGCGGTGTGCACCCGATCGGTGCACCGGGAGGCCGCGCCCGAGGTCCGCGACCTGACCCTCAAGACCGCCGCACTGCTCGAGGAACTCGGCCACCGGGTCACCCCGATCGACAACCCGATCCCGCCGCGGTTCGTCGACGACTTCCTGCTCTACTGGGCGTTCCTGGCGTTCGCGCTGGTGCGCGACGGCAAACGCCGGTTCGGGCCGAGCTTCGACCGCACCCGGCTCGACAACCTCACCCTGGGGCTGGACCGGTTCGCCGCCCGCAACCTGCACCGGGTGCCGGTCGCCATCGCCCGGCTGTCGCGCGTCCGCCGCATCACCTCACGGCTGGCCGCTCAGTACGAGGTGGTACTGACCCCGACGCTGGCCGACGTCACACCGCCGGTCGGTCATCTCGACCCCACCGCGGACTACGAGCAGATCATGGACCGGCTCATCGACTGGGTCGCGTTCACCCCGCTGCAGAACGTCACCGGCGAGCCGGCCATCTCGCTGCCGCTGACCCAGTCGGCCGCCGGGCTACCGGTGGGCATGATGTTCGCCGCCCCGCTCGGCCGCGAGGCCCGGCTGCTGGAGCTGGCCTACGAGCTGGAGGAGGCGCAGCCGTGGGCCCGGATCCAGGACGGGCGGTCCACCGCCGCGGGCGTGCGGTAG
- a CDS encoding class I SAM-dependent methyltransferase, translating into MTEPEDLFESAYRGELPEFGPGAKPPWSIGEPQPELAALIEQGRFHGDVLDVGCGEAAISLYLAERGFTTVGLDSSPTAIELARAEAARRGLTTATFEVADVSDFGGYDGRFGTIVDSTLFHSIPVEAREDYQRCIVRAAAPGASYFVLVFNRDGLPEGPANPVTEQELRDVVGRYWVIDEVRPARIHAVFPDDVPLPFGGDVRDEPGGRKSLPGWLLSAHLG; encoded by the coding sequence ATGACCGAGCCGGAGGACCTGTTCGAGAGCGCGTACAGGGGCGAGCTGCCGGAGTTCGGGCCGGGAGCCAAACCGCCGTGGAGCATCGGCGAGCCACAGCCCGAACTCGCCGCGCTCATCGAGCAGGGCCGCTTCCACGGCGACGTGCTCGACGTGGGCTGCGGCGAGGCCGCCATCTCGCTGTACCTGGCCGAGCGGGGCTTCACCACGGTGGGGTTGGACTCCTCACCCACCGCGATCGAGCTGGCCCGAGCCGAGGCCGCCCGCCGGGGCCTGACCACCGCGACGTTCGAGGTCGCCGACGTCAGCGACTTCGGCGGTTACGACGGCCGGTTCGGCACCATCGTCGACAGCACCCTGTTCCACTCGATCCCGGTGGAGGCCCGGGAGGACTACCAGCGCTGCATCGTGCGGGCCGCCGCTCCGGGCGCGTCGTATTTCGTGCTGGTGTTCAACCGCGACGGGTTGCCCGAGGGCCCGGCGAACCCGGTGACCGAACAGGAACTGCGTGACGTGGTGGGCCGGTACTGGGTGATCGACGAGGTCAGGCCCGCCCGCATCCACGCCGTATTCCCCGACGACGTGCCGCTGCCGTTCGGCGGCGATGTGCGCGACGAGCCGGGCGGGCGCAAGTCGCTGCCGGGCTGGCTGCTGTCGGCGCATCTGGGCTGA
- a CDS encoding aldehyde dehydrogenase family protein, producing the protein MTEVQSETGVLAGDERMLIDGELVHTSSGAKFDVINPATEQVAGQATDGTVADMERAVAAARRAFDETDWSRDLEFRYHCLTQLHQALEAEKERLRRILVTEVGCPVTVTGSQIESPIDEVRHWAEYGRDFEYLVDTGVHPTQLGPARRKLHYEPVGVVGAITPWNVPLYLNIAETVPALMAGNTVVLKPAQLTPWSGSELGRIIAEHTDIPPGVFNVVISNANEVGAALSADPRVDMITFTGSTATGRKILAAAAPTVKKTLLELGGKSAHIVLDDADFNSALPMAAMIACVMSGQSCILPSRILLPRSRYDEGIEILKTSMENFPIGDPWTPGVMQGPQISEQQRQKVLGLIRSGIDSGARLITGGGIPENLPIGYYTQPTLLADVDPNSQVAQEEIFGPVLTVTPYDTEDEAVAIANNTIYGLSGEVSSADVDRAFRVATRMRTGNVTINGRSHFGINSPFGGTKQSGLGYRNGDEGYKEYLEIKTIGMPE; encoded by the coding sequence ATGACTGAAGTGCAGTCCGAGACCGGCGTGCTGGCCGGCGACGAGCGGATGCTCATCGACGGCGAACTCGTTCACACAAGCAGCGGCGCGAAATTCGACGTCATCAACCCGGCCACCGAACAGGTCGCCGGGCAGGCCACCGACGGCACCGTGGCCGATATGGAGCGGGCGGTCGCCGCGGCGCGCCGGGCGTTCGACGAGACCGACTGGTCGCGCGACCTGGAGTTCCGGTATCACTGCCTCACCCAGCTGCACCAGGCCCTGGAGGCCGAGAAGGAGCGGTTGCGCCGCATCCTGGTGACCGAGGTGGGTTGTCCGGTGACCGTGACGGGCAGCCAGATCGAGAGCCCGATCGACGAGGTGCGGCACTGGGCCGAGTACGGACGCGATTTCGAGTACCTGGTCGACACCGGGGTGCATCCCACCCAGCTGGGCCCGGCCCGCCGCAAGCTGCACTACGAGCCGGTGGGGGTGGTCGGCGCGATCACCCCGTGGAACGTCCCGCTGTATCTCAACATCGCCGAGACCGTCCCGGCGTTGATGGCCGGCAACACCGTGGTGCTCAAACCCGCACAGCTCACGCCGTGGTCGGGCAGCGAGTTGGGCCGGATCATCGCCGAGCACACCGACATTCCGCCGGGCGTGTTCAACGTGGTGATCTCGAACGCCAACGAGGTCGGCGCCGCGCTGTCGGCCGATCCGCGGGTGGACATGATCACCTTCACCGGGTCCACCGCCACCGGGCGGAAGATCCTGGCCGCGGCCGCGCCCACGGTGAAGAAGACGTTGCTGGAACTCGGCGGAAAATCCGCGCATATCGTGCTCGACGACGCCGACTTCAACTCCGCGCTGCCGATGGCCGCGATGATCGCCTGCGTGATGAGCGGGCAGTCCTGCATCCTGCCGAGCCGGATCCTGTTGCCGCGCAGCAGATATGACGAGGGCATCGAGATCCTCAAGACCAGCATGGAGAACTTCCCGATCGGCGATCCGTGGACGCCGGGGGTGATGCAGGGCCCGCAGATCAGCGAGCAGCAGCGGCAGAAGGTGCTCGGCTTGATCCGCTCGGGCATCGACTCGGGGGCCCGGCTGATCACCGGCGGCGGGATCCCGGAGAACCTTCCGATCGGCTACTACACCCAACCCACGCTGCTGGCCGATGTCGACCCGAATTCGCAAGTGGCCCAGGAGGAGATCTTCGGCCCGGTGCTGACGGTCACCCCGTACGACACCGAGGACGAGGCAGTGGCGATCGCCAACAACACCATCTACGGGCTCTCCGGGGAGGTCAGCAGCGCCGACGTGGACCGGGCGTTCCGCGTCGCCACCCGGATGCGCACCGGCAACGTGACCATCAACGGCCGCAGCCACTTCGGCATCAACAGCCCGTTCGGCGGCACCAAGCAGTCCGGGCTCGGCTACCGCAACGGCGACGAGGGCTACAAGGAGTACCTCGAGATCAAGACCATAGGCATGCCGGAATGA
- the tsf gene encoding translation elongation factor Ts produces MANFTAADVKRLREITGAGMLDSKNALVEADGDFDKAIELLRIKGAKDVGKRAERATAEGLVAAKDGALIELNSETDFVAKNAEFQQLAEQVVGAAAEAKTGDLETLKATKVGDKTVEQLITDLSAKIGEKLELRRVAYLDGTVETYLHKRAADLPPAVGVLVEYSGEGDAAKEAAHQVALQIAALKPKYLSREDVPEDVVANERRIAEETARNEGKPEQALPKIVEGRLNGFFKDVVLLEQPSVSDNKKTVKALLDEAGVTVSRFVRFEVGQP; encoded by the coding sequence ATGGCGAATTTCACCGCTGCAGACGTCAAGCGGCTGCGCGAGATCACCGGCGCCGGCATGCTCGACTCGAAGAACGCGCTGGTCGAGGCCGACGGCGACTTCGACAAGGCGATCGAGTTGCTGCGCATCAAGGGCGCCAAGGACGTCGGTAAGCGCGCCGAGCGCGCCACCGCCGAGGGCCTGGTCGCCGCCAAGGACGGGGCGCTGATCGAGCTGAACTCCGAGACGGACTTCGTCGCCAAGAACGCGGAATTCCAGCAGCTCGCCGAGCAGGTGGTGGGCGCCGCGGCCGAGGCCAAGACCGGTGACCTCGAGACGCTCAAGGCCACCAAGGTCGGCGACAAGACCGTCGAGCAGCTGATCACCGACCTGTCGGCCAAGATCGGCGAGAAGCTCGAGCTGCGCCGGGTCGCCTACCTCGACGGCACCGTGGAGACCTACCTGCACAAGCGGGCCGCCGACCTGCCGCCGGCCGTCGGTGTGCTGGTCGAGTACAGCGGCGAGGGCGACGCGGCCAAGGAGGCGGCGCACCAGGTCGCACTGCAGATCGCCGCGCTCAAGCCGAAGTACCTGTCGCGCGAGGACGTGCCGGAGGACGTCGTCGCCAACGAGCGGCGCATCGCCGAGGAGACCGCCCGCAACGAGGGCAAGCCCGAGCAGGCGCTGCCCAAGATCGTCGAAGGCCGGCTCAACGGCTTCTTCAAGGACGTCGTGCTGCTCGAGCAGCCGTCGGTGTCCGACAACAAGAAGACCGTCAAGGCGCTGCTCGACGAGGCCGGCGTGACCGTCTCGCGCTTCGTCCGCTTCGAGGTCGGCCAGCCGTAA
- a CDS encoding nuclear transport factor 2 family protein codes for MSEAHRHADEAEIARLLYRYARAVDTKDWELYRSVFTPDAHIDYSSAGAAAGSRDEVADWLAANFGVLEWSMHYITNIEADVDGDTARVRAMFYNPMQFPGMSEPSFCGGYYHHDLVRTADGWRSRRLVEENVWFINKPG; via the coding sequence ATGAGCGAGGCCCACCGACACGCCGACGAGGCCGAGATCGCCCGGCTGCTGTACCGCTATGCGCGCGCCGTCGATACCAAGGACTGGGAGCTGTACCGTTCGGTGTTCACCCCGGACGCGCACATCGACTACTCGTCGGCGGGCGCCGCGGCGGGATCCCGCGACGAGGTCGCCGACTGGCTGGCGGCCAACTTCGGGGTGCTGGAGTGGAGCATGCACTACATCACCAACATCGAGGCCGACGTCGACGGCGACACCGCGCGGGTGCGCGCGATGTTCTACAACCCGATGCAGTTTCCCGGGATGAGCGAGCCGAGCTTCTGCGGCGGCTATTACCACCACGACCTGGTTCGCACCGCCGACGGTTGGCGCAGCCGCCGACTGGTCGAGGAGAACGTCTGGTTCATCAACAAGCCGGGCTGA
- a CDS encoding MarR family winged helix-turn-helix transcriptional regulator, with protein sequence MNGLPDDPPLGFLLHRAANALRADVTATVLEPLNLTFPQYICLRILSKKPGRSNAELARDINVSPQAMNVVLRSLEDRGLVVRPADAASGRSQPAKLTRAGVRLLTRTDPGVRDAERRMLAHLSTEERHVFKRVLMSLVTD encoded by the coding sequence ATGAATGGTTTGCCGGACGATCCGCCGCTGGGTTTCCTGTTGCACCGCGCAGCAAACGCGTTGCGGGCGGACGTCACCGCGACCGTGCTGGAGCCACTGAATTTGACTTTCCCGCAATATATTTGCCTGCGCATCCTGTCGAAGAAGCCGGGACGGTCGAACGCCGAACTTGCCCGCGACATCAACGTCAGCCCCCAGGCGATGAATGTGGTGCTGCGCAGTCTGGAGGACCGCGGACTCGTCGTGCGCCCGGCCGATGCCGCGTCCGGCCGGTCGCAGCCGGCCAAGCTGACCCGCGCCGGCGTGCGCCTGCTGACCCGCACCGATCCCGGGGTGCGGGATGCCGAGCGCCGCATGCTGGCGCACCTGAGCACCGAGGAACGCCACGTGTTCAAGCGCGTTCTCATGTCGCTGGTCACCGACTGA
- the frr gene encoding ribosome recycling factor, giving the protein MIDETLLDAEEKMEKAVSVARDELSAIRTGRANPAMFARVTVDYYGAPTPITQLSSINVPEARLVVIKPYEANQLKNIEDAIRNSDLGVNPTNDGTVIRVAIPQLTEERRRDLVKQAKAKGEEAKVSVRNIRRKAMEELNRIKKDGEAGEDEVTRAEKDLDKITHTYTAQIDELVKHKEGELLEV; this is encoded by the coding sequence GTGATCGACGAGACCCTTCTCGACGCTGAGGAGAAGATGGAGAAGGCGGTGTCGGTGGCGCGCGACGAGCTGTCTGCGATCCGCACCGGCCGCGCCAACCCCGCCATGTTCGCGCGCGTCACCGTCGACTACTACGGCGCGCCGACCCCGATCACCCAGCTGTCGAGCATCAACGTTCCCGAGGCACGCCTGGTGGTGATCAAGCCCTACGAGGCCAACCAGCTGAAGAACATCGAGGACGCGATCCGCAACTCGGACCTGGGCGTCAACCCCACCAACGACGGCACCGTGATCCGGGTGGCCATCCCCCAGCTGACCGAGGAGCGCCGCCGTGACCTGGTCAAACAGGCCAAGGCCAAGGGTGAGGAGGCCAAGGTCTCGGTGCGCAACATCCGCCGCAAGGCGATGGAGGAGCTGAACCGGATCAAGAAGGACGGCGAGGCGGGCGAGGACGAGGTGACCCGCGCCGAGAAGGACCTGGACAAGATCACCCACACCTACACGGCCCAGATCGACGAGCTCGTCAAGCACAAAGAGGGCGAGCTGCTGGAGGTCTAG
- a CDS encoding phosphatidate cytidylyltransferase, whose translation MAEIPVEESPEKKSRAGRNLPAAIAVGVLLGAMAIAILVFWPIGWLPVLAIFIPVATHEVIRRLREAGYVLPTVPLLLGGQAMIWLTWPFGVSGLLGAYGATVVACLVWRLVGQGLRRQPVNYLRDVSAAVLLASWVPLFAAFSALLIFADDGGGRVFTVVATVVFGDIGGFVAGVLFGKHLLAPAISPKKSWEGLGGSLLFGVAAAVVSVTLLLDKPAWVGVPLGLLLVLTGVLGDLVESQVKRDLGIKDMGSLLPGHGGIMDRIDAMLPAAPVGWVVLSLLA comes from the coding sequence GTGGCAGAGATACCAGTGGAGGAATCGCCCGAGAAGAAGTCCCGGGCCGGACGCAATCTTCCCGCCGCCATCGCGGTCGGGGTGCTGCTCGGGGCGATGGCGATCGCCATCCTGGTGTTCTGGCCGATCGGCTGGCTGCCGGTGCTGGCGATCTTCATCCCGGTGGCGACCCATGAGGTGATCCGGCGGCTGCGGGAGGCCGGCTACGTGCTGCCGACGGTCCCGCTGCTGCTCGGCGGGCAGGCGATGATCTGGCTGACCTGGCCGTTCGGGGTCTCCGGGCTGTTGGGCGCCTACGGCGCCACGGTGGTGGCGTGCCTGGTGTGGCGGTTGGTCGGTCAGGGTCTGCGCCGGCAACCGGTGAACTACCTGCGCGACGTGTCGGCGGCGGTGTTGCTGGCCAGCTGGGTGCCGCTGTTCGCCGCGTTCAGCGCGCTGCTGATCTTCGCCGACGACGGCGGGGGCCGGGTGTTCACCGTGGTCGCCACCGTGGTGTTCGGCGACATCGGCGGCTTTGTGGCCGGGGTGTTGTTCGGCAAGCACCTGCTGGCCCCGGCGATCAGCCCGAAGAAGTCCTGGGAGGGGCTGGGCGGTTCGCTGCTGTTCGGGGTCGCCGCCGCGGTGGTGTCGGTGACGTTGCTGCTGGACAAGCCTGCCTGGGTCGGGGTGCCGCTCGGGCTGCTGCTGGTGCTCACCGGTGTGCTCGGTGACCTGGTGGAGTCGCAGGTCAAACGCGATCTGGGCATCAAGGACATGGGCAGCCTGCTGCCCGGGCACGGCGGGATCATGGACCGCATCGACGCCATGCTGCCGGCCGCGCCCGTCGGCTGGGTGGTGCTCTCCCTGTTGGCCTGA
- a CDS encoding glycerate kinase, with translation MRIVLAPDSFKESMTATEAVAAMAAGVREVLPDAECVGVPMADGGEGTVEAVVSALHGRLVEAEVSNPLGDPITARYGLVPLRQLAVIEVAAAAGLELVPEQRRDVLRASTFGVGQLIRAALDRGAEEFLVGLGGSATNDGGTGMLTALGAAFLDADGSPLEPGGAALRRLHRIDLSGLDPRLRSARFRVASDVTAPLLGPTGASRMFGPQKGASPADVEVLEAALARLATVTAATLGNAQPNRPGAGAAGGLGFALTEFLGAAIRSGVDEVAHTVGLERALQGADWVFTGEGSVDAQTLMGKTPYGVARLAAKAGARVAIFAGRVKPDATVLLEHGVDLLVPITAEGTPLEQALREGPQALTRATAAVCRDIAAASRTA, from the coding sequence ATGAGGATCGTGCTGGCTCCCGACTCGTTCAAGGAGTCGATGACCGCGACCGAGGCCGTCGCCGCGATGGCCGCCGGGGTGCGCGAGGTGCTGCCGGACGCCGAGTGCGTGGGCGTCCCGATGGCCGACGGCGGGGAGGGCACCGTCGAGGCGGTGGTCTCGGCGCTGCACGGGCGGCTGGTCGAGGCCGAGGTCAGCAACCCGCTGGGCGACCCGATCACCGCGCGCTACGGACTGGTCCCGTTGCGTCAGCTCGCCGTCATCGAGGTCGCCGCCGCCGCCGGGCTGGAACTGGTACCCGAGCAACGCCGGGATGTGCTGCGCGCCAGCACGTTCGGTGTGGGGCAGCTGATCCGTGCAGCGCTCGACCGGGGGGCCGAGGAGTTCCTCGTCGGGTTGGGCGGTTCGGCCACCAACGACGGCGGCACCGGCATGCTCACCGCGCTCGGTGCGGCGTTCCTCGACGCCGACGGCAGTCCGCTGGAACCGGGCGGCGCCGCACTGCGCCGGCTGCACCGCATCGATCTGTCCGGGCTGGATCCGCGGCTGCGCAGCGCGCGGTTCCGGGTCGCCAGCGACGTGACCGCTCCCCTGCTCGGGCCCACCGGGGCCAGCCGGATGTTCGGCCCGCAGAAGGGCGCCTCCCCGGCCGATGTCGAGGTGCTCGAAGCCGCGCTCGCCCGGCTGGCGACGGTGACGGCGGCCACGCTGGGCAACGCCCAGCCGAACCGCCCGGGCGCGGGCGCGGCCGGCGGGTTGGGGTTCGCGCTGACCGAATTCCTCGGCGCGGCAATACGGTCAGGCGTCGACGAGGTGGCCCACACGGTGGGTCTGGAGCGCGCGCTGCAGGGCGCGGACTGGGTGTTCACCGGCGAGGGCAGCGTCGACGCGCAGACGCTGATGGGCAAGACCCCCTACGGGGTCGCGCGGCTGGCGGCCAAGGCGGGCGCGAGGGTGGCGATCTTCGCCGGCCGGGTCAAACCGGACGCGACGGTGCTGTTGGAGCACGGCGTCGACCTGCTGGTGCCGATCACCGCCGAGGGCACCCCGCTGGAGCAGGCGCTCCGCGAGGGGCCGCAGGCGTTGACCCGGGCGACCGCCGCCGTGTGCCGCGACATCGCCGCCGCGAGCCGCACCGCCTGA
- the pyrH gene encoding UMP kinase: MGQSRVADEATPEPTNPNHTADGSRSIKPIYSRVLLKLGGEMFGGGQVGLDPDVVHQVARQIAEVVRAGVQVAVVIGGGNFFRGAQLQQRGMERSRSDYMGMLGTVMNSLALQDFLEKEGIQTRVQTAITMGQVAEPYIPLRARRHLEKGRVVIFGAGMGLPYFSTDTTAAQRALEIGAEVILMAKAVDGVFTADPRTDPNAELLTEVSHREVIDRGLKVADATAFSLCMDNGMPILVFNLLTDGNIARAVAGEKIGTLVTT, translated from the coding sequence ATGGGCCAATCCCGCGTCGCCGACGAGGCGACCCCCGAGCCGACCAATCCTAACCACACCGCAGACGGCTCGAGATCGATCAAGCCGATCTATTCGCGCGTGTTGCTCAAGTTGGGCGGCGAGATGTTCGGCGGCGGCCAGGTCGGCCTGGATCCCGACGTCGTGCACCAGGTCGCCCGTCAGATCGCCGAGGTGGTCCGGGCCGGTGTGCAGGTGGCCGTGGTGATCGGCGGCGGCAACTTCTTCCGCGGCGCCCAGCTGCAGCAGCGCGGCATGGAACGCAGCCGCAGCGACTACATGGGCATGCTCGGCACCGTGATGAACAGCCTTGCGCTGCAGGACTTCCTGGAGAAGGAAGGCATCCAGACCCGGGTGCAGACCGCGATCACCATGGGCCAGGTCGCCGAGCCCTACATCCCGTTGCGGGCGCGCCGGCACCTGGAGAAGGGCCGGGTGGTGATCTTCGGCGCCGGCATGGGCCTGCCGTATTTCTCCACCGACACCACTGCCGCCCAGCGCGCGCTGGAGATCGGCGCGGAGGTGATTCTGATGGCCAAGGCCGTCGACGGGGTGTTCACCGCCGACCCGCGCACCGACCCCAACGCCGAGCTGCTCACCGAGGTCAGCCACCGCGAGGTCATCGACCGCGGGCTGAAGGTCGCCGATGCCACCGCGTTCAGCCTGTGCATGGACAACGGCATGCCGATCCTGGTGTTCAATCTGCTGACGGACGGCAATATCGCCCGCGCGGTCGCGGGTGAGAAGATCGGAACATTGGTCACCACCTAG
- the rpsB gene encoding 30S ribosomal protein S2 — MAVVTMKQLLDSGAHFGHQTRRWNPKMKRFIFTDRNGIYIIDLQQTLTYIDKAYEFVKETVAHGGTILFVGTKKQAQEAIAAEATRVGMPYVNQRWLGGMLTNFSTVHKRLQRLKELEAMEQTGGFEGRTKKEILMLTREKNKLERSLGGIRDMQKVPSAIWVVDTNKEHIAVGEARKLGIPVIAILDTNCDPDLVDYPIPGNDDAIRSAALLTRVIASAVAEGLQARAGVGRDGDKPDAEAAEPLPEWEQELLASATASPASTEPAGAEANVQSDQSPSTNS; from the coding sequence ATGGCTGTTGTAACCATGAAGCAGCTGCTTGACAGCGGCGCGCACTTCGGGCACCAGACCCGTCGCTGGAACCCGAAGATGAAGCGGTTCATCTTCACCGACCGCAACGGCATCTACATCATCGATCTGCAGCAGACGCTGACCTACATCGACAAGGCGTACGAGTTCGTCAAGGAAACCGTCGCCCACGGCGGCACCATCCTGTTCGTCGGCACCAAGAAGCAGGCCCAGGAGGCCATCGCCGCCGAGGCCACCCGGGTGGGGATGCCGTACGTCAACCAGCGCTGGCTGGGCGGCATGCTCACCAACTTCTCCACCGTGCACAAACGGCTGCAGCGCCTCAAGGAGCTCGAGGCGATGGAGCAGACCGGTGGCTTCGAGGGTCGCACCAAGAAGGAAATCCTGATGCTGACCCGCGAGAAGAACAAGCTCGAGCGCAGCCTCGGCGGCATCCGCGACATGCAGAAGGTGCCGTCGGCGATCTGGGTCGTCGACACCAACAAGGAACACATCGCCGTCGGTGAGGCGCGCAAGCTGGGCATCCCGGTCATCGCGATCCTCGACACCAACTGCGATCCGGACCTGGTCGACTACCCGATCCCGGGCAACGACGACGCGATCCGCTCGGCGGCCCTGCTGACCCGGGTGATCGCCTCGGCGGTGGCCGAGGGGCTGCAGGCGCGCGCCGGTGTCGGCCGCGACGGTGACAAGCCCGATGCCGAGGCCGCTGAACCGCTGCCCGAATGGGAGCAGGAGCTGCTGGCCAGCGCCACCGCGAGCCCGGCGTCGACCGAGCCCGCCGGCGCGGAGGCCAACGTCCAGTCCGATCAATCGCCCTCGACGAACTCCTAG
- the rlmN gene encoding 23S rRNA (adenine(2503)-C(2))-methyltransferase RlmN, which produces MPAFLVFDAPRRAMPPRHLADLDEAGRTAAVTELGLPAFRAKQLANHYFARLVADPHQMTDLPAAARDRVAEALFPRLLEPVREVECDAGETRKVLWRAVDGTTFESVLMRYPQRNTVCISSQAGCGMACPFCATGQGGLTRNLSTAEIVEQVRAAAVTMRDLGGRLSNIVFMGMGEPLANYQRVLAAVRRITAAPPNGFGISTRSVTVSTVGLAPAIRRLADERLGVTLAVSLHAPDDELRDTLVPVNNRWKISEVLDAARYYADATGRRVSIEYALIRDVNDQPWRADLLGRKLHGALGPLAHVNVIPLNPTPGSEWDASPKAVEREFVRRVRARGVSCTVRDTRGREIAAACGQLAAQA; this is translated from the coding sequence ATGCCCGCCTTTCTGGTCTTCGATGCGCCGCGCCGCGCCATGCCGCCGCGGCATCTCGCCGACCTCGACGAGGCGGGCCGCACCGCGGCGGTCACCGAGCTCGGACTGCCGGCGTTTCGGGCCAAACAGCTGGCCAACCACTACTTCGCCCGGCTGGTCGCCGACCCGCACCAGATGACCGATCTGCCCGCGGCCGCGCGTGACCGGGTGGCCGAGGCGCTGTTCCCGCGGCTGCTGGAGCCGGTGCGGGAGGTCGAGTGCGACGCGGGGGAGACCCGTAAGGTGCTGTGGCGGGCGGTCGACGGCACCACGTTCGAGTCGGTGCTGATGCGCTATCCACAGCGCAACACCGTGTGCATCTCCTCGCAGGCCGGCTGCGGAATGGCCTGCCCGTTCTGCGCGACCGGGCAGGGCGGGCTCACCCGCAACCTGTCGACCGCCGAGATCGTCGAACAGGTGCGGGCCGCGGCCGTGACGATGCGCGACCTCGGCGGGCGGCTGTCCAACATCGTGTTCATGGGGATGGGCGAGCCGCTGGCCAACTATCAGCGGGTGCTGGCCGCGGTGCGGCGGATCACCGCCGCCCCGCCCAACGGGTTCGGCATCTCGACGCGCTCGGTCACCGTCTCCACCGTGGGGCTGGCGCCGGCCATCCGGCGACTGGCCGACGAACGCCTCGGCGTCACCCTGGCCGTCTCGCTGCACGCCCCCGACGACGAGTTGCGCGACACCCTGGTGCCGGTGAACAACCGCTGGAAGATCTCCGAGGTCCTCGACGCCGCGCGCTATTACGCCGACGCGACCGGCCGGCGGGTGTCGATCGAGTACGCGCTGATCCGCGACGTCAACGACCAGCCGTGGCGGGCCGACCTGCTGGGCCGCAAGCTACACGGGGCGCTCGGGCCGTTGGCGCACGTCAACGTCATCCCGCTCAACCCCACGCCGGGCAGCGAATGGGACGCCAGTCCCAAAGCGGTGGAGCGGGAGTTCGTCCGGCGGGTGCGCGCCCGCGGAGTGTCGTGCACGGTGCGCGACACCCGGGGCCGCGAGATCGCCGCGGCCTGCGGCCAGTTGGCCGCCCAGGCCTGA